In a genomic window of Nostoc sp. UHCC 0870:
- a CDS encoding ester cyclase, translating to MTATQSNELPLWVQDRDTVIAESSDALWRYDAPPDYSRSNENLAKESTRNHLEGTLEAIVQNLVRTFEMEVSFKTDPQQWLSVVNDQFRISTNGGDEFTAADVSAQGTYNLFMADSEHYKASEESFESSAKLFQSTFPQGFPWEVLEVYSGPPTVTFKWRHWGHFQGAYKDYAPTGETVEVIGLSIAHVTDDLKIVSLEHYFDNTLFLEKLTAGGKVGNESTGKACPFSSWFKKSPKK from the coding sequence ATGACCGCAACACAATCTAACGAGCTTCCGCTTTGGGTACAGGACAGAGATACAGTTATCGCCGAAAGCAGTGATGCTCTGTGGCGTTATGATGCTCCTCCAGATTATTCTCGCTCCAATGAGAATTTAGCCAAAGAGAGTACACGGAATCATCTTGAGGGTACACTGGAGGCGATCGTTCAAAATTTAGTTAGAACCTTTGAGATGGAGGTATCTTTCAAAACTGACCCGCAGCAGTGGTTGTCAGTTGTAAATGACCAGTTTCGCATCAGTACCAATGGGGGAGACGAGTTTACCGCAGCAGATGTATCAGCCCAAGGTACTTACAATTTATTCATGGCGGATTCTGAGCATTACAAAGCCTCTGAAGAAAGCTTTGAATCATCGGCTAAACTCTTTCAATCTACGTTTCCCCAAGGTTTCCCTTGGGAAGTCCTAGAAGTGTACTCAGGCCCACCAACTGTCACCTTTAAGTGGCGACACTGGGGACATTTTCAAGGCGCATACAAAGACTATGCACCAACAGGAGAAACAGTAGAAGTTATCGGCTTGAGCATTGCTCATGTCACCGATGACTTGAAGATTGTTTCTTTGGAACACTACTTTGACAACACGCTGTTTTTAGAAAAATTAACAGCCGGCGGTAAAGTAGGTAATGAAAGCACAGGAAAAGCTTGTCCGTTTAGTTCTTGGTTCAAAAAATCCCCCAAGAAGTAA
- a CDS encoding CHAT domain-containing protein yields MVKKKFINFWLLVVLSICIIVTPALASSSISQNSPSKVVESQILYESGRFAEAVQILKQAVQDYEQQGDSLKQSVALSNLALAYQQIGDWKQAHISITKSLALQGTSNKNFTVLAQTLDIQGRLQLLTGQAEASLVTWKQTEDIYTKLGDKKGIALALLSQAQALRSQGFNKQAIEKLELVNKTLESQGDSLAKAAVLLSLGDTLENVGELEKSRLALEQSLAIYRRLKLPENIALSLLSLGNNARIQQKNTQAIAFYQQTFDTSISPLTKVKARLNHLNLLIAEKQFAAAQSLIPEIQSLLAQLPPSRPSIYAHINLAHNLGSLNTPTSQIAQLLGTAVQQSRSLKDIRAEAYALGNLGGLYEKTQQITDAISLTQQALILAQTSNAPEISYLWQWQMGRLLKAQSNFTGAIAAYDATIETLESLRTDLVAVNQDIQFNFRDNVEPVYRESVALLLQNSGEKPDIQTLEKARTRIEALQLAEIDNFFREACLQGQRVLLDQVVDKENPNTAILYPIILPEQLQVIVKIPQQPLRHYTVNKSQVEVERTLVQLREYILEPDRTEEIQTLSQEIYNWLIKPIESDLATSKVNTLVFVLDGALKNIPLAALYDGEKYLVEKYAVALSLGLQLLAPNPLAQKPVNVLAAGLVQPPPDFPTFPPLPGIKLEFDLIAQTGASTKKLLNKDFTSITLEKNVNTVPFNVLHLATHGQFSSRPEDTFILANDGSINVLQFDNLLRSQSETSPQTIELLVLSACQTATGDNRATLGLAGAAIKAGARSTVASLWHIDDQSTAILIGEFYNELVNSKVTKAEALRRAQVKLLTQYPNYSRPGYWAAYVLVGNWL; encoded by the coding sequence GTGGTGAAGAAGAAGTTTATTAATTTTTGGTTGCTGGTTGTGTTGAGTATTTGTATTATAGTGACTCCGGCTTTAGCAAGTAGTTCTATAAGTCAAAATTCACCATCGAAAGTTGTTGAAAGCCAAATCTTATATGAAAGTGGTAGATTTGCTGAGGCAGTACAAATTTTAAAGCAGGCTGTCCAAGATTATGAACAGCAGGGAGATAGTTTAAAACAATCTGTAGCTTTGAGTAATTTAGCACTAGCTTATCAACAAATTGGTGATTGGAAACAAGCACATATATCTATTACTAAAAGTTTGGCTTTACAAGGCACAAGTAATAAAAATTTTACTGTATTAGCTCAAACTCTAGATATTCAAGGACGTTTACAACTTTTGACAGGTCAGGCGGAAGCATCTCTTGTTACTTGGAAACAAACTGAAGATATTTACACGAAGCTAGGAGATAAAAAGGGTATTGCTTTGGCTTTACTTTCTCAAGCTCAAGCATTACGAAGTCAAGGTTTTAATAAGCAAGCTATTGAAAAATTAGAACTAGTAAACAAAACTCTAGAATCTCAAGGTGATTCTTTGGCGAAGGCAGCAGTTTTGCTTTCCCTTGGTGATACCTTAGAAAATGTGGGAGAGTTAGAAAAATCTCGCCTAGCTTTAGAACAAAGTTTAGCAATTTATAGAAGGTTGAAATTACCAGAAAATATTGCTTTAAGTTTACTCAGCTTAGGGAATAATGCACGAATTCAACAGAAAAATACTCAGGCGATCGCATTCTATCAACAAACATTTGATACGTCAATTTCACCCCTAACAAAAGTTAAAGCCAGACTTAATCATCTCAATTTATTAATCGCGGAAAAACAATTTGCAGCCGCACAAAGTTTAATTCCTGAAATTCAATCTCTACTGGCACAACTTCCGCCCTCACGCCCCTCAATTTACGCCCACATTAACTTGGCTCACAATTTGGGTAGTTTAAATACTCCCACATCCCAAATCGCTCAACTCCTGGGGACGGCTGTACAGCAATCCCGGAGTTTAAAAGATATCCGCGCTGAAGCCTATGCTTTAGGTAATTTGGGTGGTTTGTATGAAAAAACACAACAAATTACTGATGCTATTAGCCTGACACAACAGGCTTTGATATTGGCGCAAACCAGCAATGCGCCAGAAATTAGTTATTTATGGCAATGGCAGATGGGTAGATTATTAAAAGCCCAAAGTAATTTTACAGGAGCGATCGCAGCTTACGACGCAACGATAGAAACATTGGAGTCGCTGCGTACTGATTTAGTAGCAGTTAATCAAGATATCCAATTTAATTTCCGCGACAATGTAGAGCCAGTTTATCGTGAGTCGGTAGCTTTACTGTTGCAAAATTCTGGTGAAAAACCAGACATTCAAACCTTAGAGAAAGCTAGAACCCGCATAGAAGCGTTACAGTTGGCAGAAATTGATAATTTTTTCCGAGAGGCTTGTTTACAAGGGCAAAGGGTACTTTTAGATCAAGTAGTAGACAAGGAAAATCCCAACACTGCCATACTCTATCCAATTATTCTGCCAGAACAACTGCAAGTAATTGTCAAAATTCCGCAGCAACCACTGCGCCATTATACAGTTAACAAATCCCAGGTGGAAGTTGAGCGCACCTTAGTACAACTACGGGAATACATCTTAGAACCAGATAGAACGGAGGAAATACAAACCCTTTCCCAAGAAATTTATAACTGGTTAATTAAACCTATAGAATCTGATTTAGCCACAAGTAAAGTTAATACTCTAGTATTTGTACTAGACGGAGCATTAAAAAATATACCCTTAGCTGCGCTTTACGACGGCGAGAAATATTTAGTAGAAAAATACGCTGTTGCTCTCAGTTTAGGGCTTCAGCTATTAGCTCCCAACCCTCTGGCTCAAAAACCTGTGAATGTACTGGCTGCGGGTTTAGTACAACCACCGCCAGATTTTCCCACATTCCCACCCTTACCAGGAATCAAGTTAGAATTTGACCTCATTGCTCAAACAGGCGCATCTACCAAAAAACTACTAAATAAAGACTTTACTAGCATTACTTTAGAAAAAAATGTCAATACTGTTCCGTTTAATGTCTTACATTTGGCGACTCACGGACAATTTAGTTCTCGCCCAGAAGATACTTTTATTCTAGCTAACGATGGTTCTATCAATGTTTTACAGTTCGATAATTTACTTCGCTCTCAGAGTGAAACTAGTCCGCAAACAATAGAATTATTAGTTTTGAGTGCCTGCCAGACTGCCACAGGTGATAATCGTGCTACATTAGGCTTGGCAGGTGCAGCCATCAAAGCAGGCGCACGTAGCACAGTCGCTTCACTATGGCACATCGATGATCAATCTACTGCGATCTTAATTGGTGAATTTTACAATGAATTAGTCAATAGTAAAGTGACTAAAGCAGAAGCCTTGCGTCGCGCTCAAGTAAAATTATTAACCCAGTATCCTAATTATAGTCGCCCTGGTTACTGGGCTGCTTATGTATTAGTTGGTAATTGGTTGTGA
- a CDS encoding DUF1822 family protein: protein MFDAAVGFAVDNDLVLEMIQTSPNLEHNYSTSGGFQRAWINHVCLSTFLDWLQGDITPHARVHPNTAALPSFWEVVNGTAISFDNSRLVLLPTLAMDVDELRVPQEWVDIPELVADYYLAVQLNSDAGWMRVFGYTTHQQLKTVGVYDAGDRTYSLESDHLISDLNVLWVTRQLSPEEITRAPVAPLPPLPQTQADNLLQRLSNADIKFPRLEVPFPIWGALIAHGGWRQRLYELRQGIVQPASIGKWLEEGVSNFAQQLGWKRQQFTALSSGMRSRESQESILGLSRQILVAGNTYELRVFPKGNPDEQIWRFELRCANPENMIPVGFELRLLTEDLQQFPNNEDRAITPVEELSVEVMLESGEGLVWEVIPLPREYEPEILRF from the coding sequence ATGTTTGATGCTGCTGTGGGTTTCGCTGTTGATAATGACTTGGTTCTAGAAATGATTCAGACATCACCAAATCTAGAGCATAATTACTCTACGTCTGGTGGGTTTCAGCGTGCTTGGATTAATCATGTTTGTTTAAGTACGTTTTTAGATTGGTTGCAGGGGGACATTACACCCCATGCTAGAGTACATCCCAACACGGCTGCTTTACCGAGTTTTTGGGAAGTAGTCAACGGTACGGCTATAAGTTTTGATAACTCGCGCTTGGTGTTACTTCCTACCTTAGCGATGGATGTAGATGAGTTGCGCGTACCTCAAGAATGGGTAGATATTCCCGAATTGGTGGCTGATTATTACTTGGCGGTGCAATTAAATTCAGATGCAGGCTGGATGCGAGTTTTTGGTTATACAACTCATCAACAACTGAAAACTGTGGGGGTTTATGATGCAGGCGATCGCACTTACAGTTTAGAATCTGATCATCTAATCTCAGATTTGAATGTACTCTGGGTCACTCGCCAATTATCTCCTGAAGAAATCACCCGTGCGCCGGTTGCACCTCTACCACCTTTACCCCAAACCCAAGCAGACAATTTACTCCAAAGATTAAGTAATGCAGATATCAAATTTCCCCGCCTAGAAGTTCCCTTTCCTATTTGGGGAGCATTGATAGCACACGGCGGTTGGCGACAACGTTTGTATGAGTTGCGCCAAGGAATTGTTCAACCCGCATCCATAGGAAAATGGCTTGAGGAAGGTGTATCAAATTTTGCTCAACAACTCGGCTGGAAACGACAGCAATTTACCGCACTATCTTCAGGAATGAGGAGTCGAGAAAGTCAAGAGTCTATTCTCGGCTTATCTCGACAAATACTAGTAGCTGGAAATACTTATGAGTTAAGAGTTTTCCCTAAAGGTAATCCAGATGAACAAATTTGGCGTTTTGAATTACGCTGTGCAAATCCAGAAAATATGATTCCTGTCGGGTTTGAACTGAGGCTACTGACGGAAGATTTACAACAATTTCCCAATAATGAAGATAGAGCAATAACTCCTGTAGAAGAATTATCTGTGGAGGTGATGTTGGAATCTGGTGAAGGGTTGGTTTGGGAAGTTATACCTTTACCGAGAGAGTATGAGCCTGAAATTTTACGTTTTTAG
- a CDS encoding sigma-70 family RNA polymerase sigma factor produces MQPRQGIIETFSNFMQFDADRFSVWVTDSKLNRSIKKCLEKYPQQTSDHFWVLYWYKIWEIESSPLAVGHISAYLQEVCFWVARKIAVNFSSQFSVADCFQMAISCIYKILKNFNPEYSTSLKSYAEYAFERFLKDSLRLGKEADICTDWALLHKISRKRLLNSLNHAGFNSQIINNYVLAWECFKELYTSESQTIRQLGKPDTATWQGITQLYNRQSLSQMTPETLDKWLSSCAKAVREFLYPKFLSVDAPIPGQESGNLLDTLPADLSASLLTEIIAQEEAATRQTQQAQLNQVLIDALAALDIQSQKLLQAYYEQKLTQQQIAQQLEIKQYSVSRRLSSIKRSLLTTLTQWSSDSLHISPTSVVVDGVSKSLEEWLNNYYRTS; encoded by the coding sequence ATGCAACCCCGACAGGGTATTATTGAAACCTTCTCTAACTTTATGCAGTTTGATGCAGATAGGTTCAGTGTTTGGGTGACAGACAGCAAACTGAACAGAAGTATCAAAAAGTGCTTAGAAAAATACCCACAACAGACATCTGATCATTTTTGGGTGCTTTACTGGTACAAAATCTGGGAAATAGAATCTAGTCCTCTAGCGGTGGGGCATATTTCAGCTTATTTACAAGAGGTATGCTTCTGGGTTGCTAGAAAAATAGCCGTAAATTTTTCGAGTCAATTTTCTGTTGCTGATTGTTTTCAGATGGCTATTTCCTGCATTTATAAAATCCTCAAAAATTTTAATCCTGAATACAGCACAAGCTTAAAAAGCTATGCAGAATATGCTTTTGAGCGTTTTCTTAAAGACTCCCTACGTCTGGGGAAGGAAGCAGATATCTGCACTGACTGGGCTTTACTGCATAAAATTAGCCGCAAGCGGTTGCTAAATTCCCTAAATCATGCTGGTTTTAATAGTCAAATTATTAATAATTACGTCCTAGCTTGGGAATGTTTTAAGGAACTCTACACCAGTGAGAGTCAAACTATCCGTCAGTTGGGAAAACCGGACACTGCAACATGGCAGGGAATTACTCAGCTATATAATAGACAAAGCTTAAGCCAAATGACTCCAGAAACTTTGGACAAATGGCTGAGTTCCTGCGCCAAAGCTGTACGAGAGTTTCTTTACCCCAAGTTTTTATCTGTAGATGCTCCTATTCCTGGGCAAGAATCAGGTAATTTATTAGATACATTACCCGCAGATTTATCAGCATCATTACTTACAGAAATTATCGCCCAAGAGGAAGCTGCAACTAGACAAACACAACAAGCACAATTAAACCAAGTTTTAATAGATGCTTTAGCAGCTTTGGATATTCAGTCTCAAAAATTACTCCAAGCTTATTATGAGCAAAAGCTGACTCAACAACAAATTGCCCAACAGCTAGAAATTAAGCAATATTCAGTTTCTCGCCGTCTGAGCAGTATTAAACGCTCATTACTCACTACCTTAACCCAGTGGAGCAGCGATAGTTTGCATATTTCGCCGACATCTGTCGTAGTGGATGGCGTAAGTAAAAGTCTGGAAGAATGGCTCAACAATTACTATAGAACCTCTTGA
- a CDS encoding calcium-binding protein, producing MATIIGTSGNDNNSFQFVNGLLVYRASLAGTAQNDSIFGLAGNDILYGNGGNDILNGGTGADKMYGGTGNDTYYVDNVGDVVTEYAFQGTDTVRSSISYTLGANVENLTLTGTAYSGYGNTLNNVISGNSYNNYLSGGAGNDTLYGYGGNDILDGGTGADKMYGGTGNDTYYVDNVGDVVTEYASQGADTVRSSISYALGANVENLTLTGTAYSGYGNTLNNVISGNNSNNYLSGGAGNDTLYGNGGNDTLLGYTGNDKLYGGSGNDKLYGEAGNDCLVGGFGNDTLWGGAGADKFVFNSKFEGVDTIKDFSWGEGDKICLGSSFGATSTNQISYNSLTGALSFQGTVFAILENKPAAFSTSLDIQLNCNC from the coding sequence ATGGCTACCATTATTGGAACTTCAGGCAACGACAACAATTCTTTTCAATTCGTTAATGGCCTACTTGTTTATCGGGCATCACTAGCAGGCACTGCACAAAATGACAGCATTTTCGGGCTTGCAGGTAATGATATCCTCTACGGTAACGGTGGTAATGATATCCTCAATGGTGGTACTGGTGCAGATAAAATGTACGGTGGCACTGGCAACGATACCTACTATGTCGATAATGTTGGCGATGTAGTCACCGAATATGCTTTTCAAGGTACGGATACAGTCCGTTCTTCCATTTCCTATACTCTCGGTGCTAACGTTGAAAACCTAACTCTAACTGGTACTGCCTACAGTGGATATGGCAACACCCTCAACAACGTCATATCGGGCAACAGTTATAACAACTACCTCTCCGGCGGTGCAGGTAATGATACCCTCTACGGTTACGGTGGCAATGATATTCTCGATGGTGGTACTGGTGCAGATAAAATGTACGGTGGCACTGGCAACGATACCTACTATGTCGATAATGTTGGTGATGTAGTCACCGAGTACGCGTCACAAGGAGCTGATACAGTCCGTTCTTCCATTTCCTATGCTCTCGGTGCTAACGTTGAAAACTTAACTCTAACTGGTACTGCCTACAGTGGATATGGCAACACCCTCAACAATGTCATATCGGGCAACAATTCTAACAACTACCTCTCCGGCGGTGCAGGTAACGATACCCTCTACGGTAACGGTGGTAATGATACTCTGCTGGGTTATACAGGTAATGACAAGCTCTACGGTGGCAGTGGTAATGACAAGCTCTATGGTGAAGCTGGTAATGACTGTCTAGTTGGCGGTTTTGGTAATGATACCCTTTGGGGTGGTGCTGGTGCAGATAAGTTTGTCTTCAATTCTAAGTTTGAAGGTGTAGACACTATTAAAGACTTTAGTTGGGGTGAAGGCGACAAAATTTGTCTTGGCTCATCCTTTGGCGCAACCTCAACTAACCAGATTTCCTACAACAGCCTCACTGGTGCATTATCTTTCCAAGGTACTGTATTTGCAATTCTCGAAAATAAACCTGCTGCTTTCTCTACTTCCCTGGATATCCAACTCAATTGCAACTGTTAA
- a CDS encoding two-partner secretion domain-containing protein, giving the protein MFNRIFCKFIIRCLLLNCSFVLYALTSTPSQAEIIPEQTLPNNSVVPPNCINCEITGGTKVGNNLFHSFEKFSIPTNGVAHFQNSADIQNIITRVTGQSPSIIDGLIRTNDAANLFLINPNGIVLGYNATLDVSGSFIATTANRIRFADGTEFLATPNQVNPLLTISVPVGLGFGEVPGKIINQAIALDPFEFPLGLQVPSHKTLALIGGEIALDGGFLTTPGGRIELGSVSGNSFVNLIPTDKGWTFGYEGVQNFQDITLSKAAFVGSSDFLGADIQMQGKRIIITEGSQVSSVADFDGQAANVNILASEQLELIATTQDFFPTGIFNEVDGDVTGEGKTLTIATPNLIVQGGAQISTTTYGAGRGIDLSVKASESIQLVGNSPVFDIPSGLFARVNSQATGDGGVLTIETGNLLVQGGAQISAATFGAGNAGELKVTASKSITVEGRTPDDLIGSGLFAQVEEDATGDGGNLTINTQKLNVLSGAQISTSARSGGKGGLLTINATDYILVSGIGAIADDFSRSNILVSAESGAIRDGGALQITTPTLTVENGGRISADNFGSAKGGIATLDVKKLLIRNGGEVRAGSFSQGDGGTLNVNATESVDVVGIANIGGKETPSTLFSQAQDSGKAGNLIITTPTFNVSDGALVTVSAIGTGEAGNLTATANIIRLNQGKLTAETNAGAGANIRLEDVKLLVLQNQSLISAQAFNNGNGGNITIDAPDGFIVATANQNNDIVANAFQGRGGNININARSIFNLEQRPSLPPNNTNDIDASSQFGLTGTVTINTPDVDPSRGLVQLPSNLTDASQQIVSSCNPGSAARRSSFTVTGRGGIARSPIEPFQGDVSTARWITLDTVDADQNSNVMNESPPSSPAKIVEAQGWIVDKNGNVSLVAQVPNTTPRGSSVSSGTCS; this is encoded by the coding sequence ATGTTCAATAGAATATTCTGCAAATTTATTATTAGATGTTTGTTGTTAAATTGCAGCTTTGTACTTTATGCCCTGACCTCTACGCCAAGCCAAGCAGAAATAATTCCAGAACAAACATTACCAAATAACTCTGTTGTCCCGCCAAATTGCATAAATTGTGAAATCACAGGTGGTACAAAAGTGGGTAATAATCTGTTTCATAGTTTTGAGAAATTTTCTATTCCTACAAATGGAGTAGCACATTTTCAAAATTCAGCAGACATACAAAATATTATTACCCGTGTTACAGGTCAATCTCCATCTATTATTGATGGGTTAATTCGGACTAATGATGCAGCTAACTTATTTTTAATTAATCCGAATGGAATTGTTTTAGGTTATAATGCCACTCTCGATGTTAGTGGGTCATTTATTGCGACTACAGCCAATAGAATTAGATTTGCTGATGGGACTGAATTTTTAGCTACACCTAACCAAGTTAACCCTCTACTAACTATCAGTGTGCCTGTGGGGTTAGGTTTTGGGGAAGTACCAGGAAAAATTATTAATCAAGCGATCGCACTAGACCCATTTGAATTTCCTCTAGGTTTACAAGTGCCATCCCATAAAACCCTAGCACTGATTGGTGGCGAAATAGCCTTAGATGGAGGTTTCTTAACAACACCAGGCGGCAGAATTGAGTTAGGCAGTGTCTCAGGTAACAGTTTCGTCAACCTTATACCTACAGATAAAGGTTGGACTTTCGGTTATGAAGGTGTACAGAACTTTCAAGACATCACCCTATCTAAAGCCGCCTTTGTCGGTTCTAGTGATTTCCTGGGTGCTGATATTCAGATGCAGGGAAAACGTATTATTATCACTGAAGGTAGTCAAGTAAGTTCTGTGGCTGATTTTGATGGACAAGCAGCTAATGTCAACATCCTCGCTTCAGAACAATTAGAATTAATTGCAACGACACAAGACTTTTTCCCCACAGGTATTTTTAACGAAGTTGACGGAGACGTTACAGGGGAAGGAAAGACTTTGACAATTGCAACTCCCAATTTAATTGTGCAAGGAGGCGCACAGATTTCAACGACTACCTACGGAGCAGGCAGAGGTATAGATTTATCAGTCAAAGCGTCAGAATCTATTCAACTTGTAGGAAACTCCCCTGTTTTTGATATTCCTAGCGGTTTATTTGCTCGAGTTAATTCACAGGCTACAGGTGATGGCGGAGTATTAACCATTGAAACTGGAAATCTCCTAGTGCAAGGAGGCGCGCAGATTTCAGCCGCTACTTTTGGAGCAGGGAATGCTGGAGAATTGAAAGTTACAGCATCTAAGTCAATAACTGTGGAGGGAAGAACCCCAGATGACTTAATTGGAAGTGGTTTATTTGCTCAAGTGGAAGAGGATGCTACAGGCGACGGTGGTAATTTAACGATTAATACTCAAAAGTTAAATGTTTTAAGTGGAGCGCAAATTTCCACCTCAGCGCGGAGTGGTGGAAAAGGGGGGTTGTTAACCATCAATGCTACTGATTATATCTTGGTAAGTGGTATAGGAGCGATCGCAGACGATTTTAGCAGAAGTAACATCCTCGTGTCTGCTGAATCAGGAGCTATCCGTGATGGGGGAGCATTACAAATCACCACTCCTACCTTAACTGTAGAAAATGGCGGGAGAATCTCAGCAGATAACTTTGGTTCAGCCAAGGGAGGAATTGCAACTTTAGATGTCAAAAAATTACTGATTCGCAATGGCGGGGAAGTAAGAGCTGGTTCTTTTAGTCAAGGTGATGGTGGAACTTTAAATGTCAATGCTACCGAATCTGTAGATGTGGTTGGTATTGCTAATATTGGTGGTAAAGAAACCCCCAGTACCTTATTCTCCCAAGCTCAAGACAGTGGTAAAGCCGGAAATCTAATTATCACTACACCAACTTTTAACGTTAGTGATGGCGCATTAGTCACTGTCAGCGCGATAGGTACAGGCGAAGCAGGTAACTTAACAGCTACAGCCAACATTATCCGGCTCAACCAAGGTAAACTCACCGCCGAAACTAATGCAGGTGCAGGCGCAAATATCAGACTAGAAGATGTAAAACTGTTGGTGTTGCAAAATCAAAGTCTGATTTCTGCTCAAGCTTTTAATAATGGTAACGGTGGTAATATTACCATTGATGCACCAGATGGTTTTATTGTCGCCACCGCCAATCAAAATAATGATATTGTGGCTAATGCCTTTCAAGGGCGAGGTGGCAATATTAACATTAATGCTCGGAGTATTTTTAATTTAGAACAACGCCCATCACTACCACCAAATAATACTAACGACATTGATGCTAGTTCCCAATTTGGCTTAACAGGTACAGTTACAATTAATACACCCGATGTAGATCCGAGTAGGGGTTTGGTACAGTTACCCAGTAATCTTACGGATGCGTCACAACAAATTGTCTCTAGTTGTAACCCCGGTAGTGCTGCTAGGCGTAGTTCTTTCACCGTCACAGGACGGGGAGGAATTGCTCGCAGTCCCATAGAACCATTTCAAGGTGATGTATCTACAGCACGATGGATAACATTAGATACAGTCGATGCTGATCAAAATAGTAATGTCATGAATGAAAGTCCGCCATCTTCCCCAGCGAAAATAGTCGAGGCGCAAGGCTGGATTGTCGATAAAAACGGTAATGTATCTCTAGTAGCTCAAGTACCGAATACTACCCCTCGTGGTTCGTCTGTATCTAGTGGTACTTGCTCCTGA
- a CDS encoding Rpn family recombination-promoting nuclease/putative transposase codes for MRRDSIFYKLFQQSPSLLFELLTNPPENADKYNFDSVAVKEPKFEIDGVFLPPENASPGTVYFCEVQFQKDEKLYERVFAESSLYFYRNRDRFSDWQAVIIYPSRSLEQSDINPHRSFLNGGQLHRVYLDELGDIRALPVWVALMVLTTVQEEQAPEAARYLLSRTRQEISSPKSRAIIEMIMTIMVYKFEQLSRTEVETMLGITLKETRVYREIKEEGREEGREEGREEGREEGREEATVNIIIRLLTKRFGELSPEMRSLISSLPLSVLEDLSEALLDFTSVADLQSWLEAR; via the coding sequence ATGCGGCGAGACTCAATTTTTTACAAACTATTCCAACAATCGCCTAGTTTATTATTTGAACTATTGACAAATCCTCCAGAAAATGCAGATAAATATAACTTTGACTCAGTAGCTGTCAAAGAACCCAAATTTGAAATTGATGGGGTATTTTTACCACCAGAAAATGCGAGTCCGGGGACGGTGTATTTTTGTGAAGTGCAATTCCAAAAAGACGAAAAGCTTTATGAAAGGGTATTTGCAGAATCTTCTCTCTATTTCTACCGCAACCGTGACAGATTTAGCGATTGGCAAGCAGTCATCATTTACCCATCACGCAGCCTCGAACAAAGTGATATTAATCCCCATCGCTCATTTTTAAATGGCGGACAATTACATCGAGTTTATTTAGATGAATTGGGGGATATTCGCGCCCTACCTGTTTGGGTAGCACTGATGGTATTAACTACGGTACAGGAAGAACAAGCACCAGAAGCAGCAAGGTATTTGTTAAGTAGAACTCGTCAGGAAATCTCATCACCTAAGAGTCGCGCCATAATAGAAATGATCATGACAATTATGGTGTACAAGTTTGAGCAATTAAGTAGAACGGAGGTAGAAACAATGCTGGGAATAACACTCAAGGAAACGCGTGTTTACCGAGAAATTAAGGAAGAAGGTCGTGAGGAAGGTCGTGAGGAAGGTCGTGAAGAAGGTCGTGAGGAAGGTCGTGAGGAAGCAACTGTTAATATAATTATCCGACTGCTAACGAAGCGATTTGGTGAACTTTCTCCAGAAATGCGATCGCTAATTTCTAGTTTACCTTTGTCTGTCCTCGAAGATTTGAGTGAAGCACTGTTAGATTTTACCAGTGTTGCTGATTTGCAATCTTGGTTAGAAGCACGTTGA